agatataaaactgttatagttttttttttttagagtaattAATTACTGTAATTTACACAAAGGATCAATTAACAGGAAACCATTTAAACTGATGGTAATAAGATAAGTTACATATTGAAAAGCTGTTTCAATTCCATAGCATTTTTGCAGAATCAGGTGTCATCTTATGATTGATGTTTATAAAGTAAATACGTACTGTAATATAAATTTCTAGTTGCACATTTAATTTTATGTCACTAGACAGTATTTATAACTGCTTTTAATACAGTAATTACATTTTTCAAAGTCCTTTCTCTATTGACAGTCAGCATTCTTTCTTTTAGGAAATGGCGACTCAAATGACTGGGTGCAAAAACGTAGCTCTGGGACTAAGCATCACGGTGCTGCACATCATCTGTCAGCCACGCTATGTACAAGAAGACGGTGACTCTGTCGATGGACAGGTAGAACAGTCGCTCGATCCACTGTCCTACCCTCGAAGGATACCCATCGAGTCGCTGAAGCTTGTTGGAGCTCTGGGCTTTTTCTGTGCATCTGCCCCAACTATCGCCCTCCGCAAGAACAAGCGTGAAGTGGATCCAACTGGGACAGCAACTATGACCCACCTTGCCATCATGGGAACAGGGACCTGTGGAGGAGCCTGCGGTTCCTGTGGTGGGTGTGGAGGCTGTGGAGGAGGGTACTACGCTACCTTCGGGAGCCAGCCGTACAGTGGATGGGTCAAGAGCGGCGATGGCGGCTGCAATGGGACCGGTTTCGGAGGCGATAGTGGAGGAGATACTGGtggagatggagatggaggtgGGGATGGAGGAGGCGTGGACGTTTTCGGTTACATCTTTGGAACGGCTGCT
The genomic region above belongs to Macrobrachium nipponense isolate FS-2020 chromosome 39, ASM1510439v2, whole genome shotgun sequence and contains:
- the LOC135210200 gene encoding uncharacterized protein LOC135210200 — protein: MATQMTGCKNVALGLSITVLHIICQPRYVQEDGDSVDGQVEQSLDPLSYPRRIPIESLKLVGALGFFCASAPTIALRKNKREVDPTGTATMTHLAIMGTGTCGGACGSCGGCGGCGGGYYATFGSQPYSGWVKSGDGGCNGTGFGGDSGGDTGGDGDGGGDGGGVDVFGYIFGTAAADAGGGSGGDAGGGCGSCGGCGGCGGCGG